From Desulfobacterales bacterium, a single genomic window includes:
- a CDS encoding PH domain-containing protein: MADNNNDDSEIIYEGGPSTAALALDFVKGIIFIVASGFIAFYPFPQLKELSNEEIFNLFETYRIWGGIIIVLFVAFILLIKILKLKSTYYSISKDRIEIEKGFLGKEIDNMDLFRIRDLKLQRTFLDRLTGIGTVLLVTTDTSHPELTLFKIKKSKELYDNLKRLSLEADSKRRVIHHE, encoded by the coding sequence ATGGCTGACAACAACAATGATGATTCAGAAATTATTTATGAAGGTGGCCCTTCTACGGCCGCTCTCGCTTTAGATTTTGTAAAAGGTATAATTTTTATTGTAGCATCTGGATTTATAGCCTTTTACCCATTTCCCCAGTTAAAAGAGCTTTCTAATGAAGAAATATTTAATTTATTTGAAACATATAGAATATGGGGCGGAATAATTATAGTTTTGTTTGTTGCGTTTATCCTTTTAATAAAAATTTTAAAACTTAAATCAACTTATTACTCAATAAGCAAAGACAGAATTGAAATTGAAAAAGGTTTTTTAGGAAAAGAGATTGATAATATGGATCTCTTTCGCATAAGAGATTTAAAACTTCAAAGAACTTTTTTGGACAGGTTGACAGGAATAGGAACAGTACTTTTAGTTACTACAGATACATCTCATCCAGAATTAACATTATTTAAAATAAAAAAATCAAAGGAACTTTATGATAACTTAAAAA
- a CDS encoding HU family DNA-binding protein, whose protein sequence is MNKADLVAFVAEKANFNKKQANEFISIVIEGISSSLERGESVGLIGFGSFRVTDRAEREGRNPNTGAKMTISASKSVKFSVGKYLKERVQVPNNKEKNKDNDKNKKSKSAAKKNSKK, encoded by the coding sequence ATGAATAAAGCTGATTTAGTGGCTTTTGTAGCCGAAAAAGCTAATTTTAATAAAAAACAGGCTAATGAATTTATTAGCATAGTGATTGAAGGCATTTCGTCTAGTTTAGAAAGAGGTGAATCTGTAGGACTTATAGGTTTTGGAAGTTTTAGAGTAACAGATAGAGCTGAAAGAGAGGGCAGAAATCCGAACACCGGTGCAAAAATGACTATTTCAGCGTCTAAATCCGTAAAATTTAGTGTAGGGAAATATCTTAAAGAAAGAGTTCAAGTTCCAAATAACAAAGAAAAAAACAAAGACAACGATAAAAACAAAAAATCAAAGTCAGCAGCTAAAAAAAATAGTAAAAAATAA
- a CDS encoding AAA family ATPase has translation MKFNFDEIVDTIGKVLLGKSEQIKLALTCLFAGGHLLIEDLPGIGKTTLAKVISKCLGLQFRRIQFTSDMLPGDILGTSIFDQKSGSFIFHQGPIFTQILLADEINRATPKTQSALLEAMEEHQVTIEGITRKLDSPFFVIATQNPLEQSGTFPLPESQLDRFLMRIEIGYPGREAEKKLFLGDSPQNVLSSITSCLKREEVISIQENIANVHISDALIEYLQDIMDYTRSSPHFFIGLSPRAGMSIIKASKSWAYLNGRDFALPEDIQKILPFVIGHRLRSKDDLSEFPREKLMSLIMEVAIP, from the coding sequence TTGAAATTTAATTTTGACGAAATCGTTGATACAATCGGAAAAGTTTTATTAGGAAAATCTGAACAAATCAAACTTGCATTAACATGCCTTTTTGCTGGAGGTCATCTTCTTATTGAAGACTTGCCAGGTATAGGTAAAACAACCCTTGCTAAAGTAATATCTAAATGTTTAGGATTACAATTTAGAAGGATTCAGTTTACAAGCGATATGCTTCCTGGAGATATTCTTGGAACTTCTATTTTTGACCAGAAATCAGGAAGCTTTATATTTCATCAAGGACCTATTTTTACCCAAATACTTCTCGCTGATGAAATAAACCGAGCTACTCCAAAAACTCAAAGTGCCCTTCTTGAAGCAATGGAAGAGCATCAGGTAACCATAGAAGGAATAACAAGAAAGCTTGATTCTCCTTTTTTTGTAATTGCCACTCAAAATCCATTAGAACAGTCAGGAACGTTTCCCCTTCCAGAATCGCAGTTAGATAGATTTCTTATGAGGATAGAAATTGGTTATCCCGGCAGAGAAGCGGAAAAAAAACTTTTTCTTGGAGATAGTCCTCAAAATGTCCTTTCTTCAATAACATCGTGTTTAAAAAGAGAAGAAGTTATTTCCATACAGGAAAACATAGCTAACGTTCATATTTCAGACGCTCTTATAGAATATTTACAAGATATAATGGATTATACAAGATCATCTCCCCATTTTTTTATTGGACTTTCCCCAAGAGCCGGTATGTCTATAATTAAAGCTTCAAAATCATGGGCATATTTAAATGGTAGAGACTTTGCTTTACCTGAAGACATTCAAAAAATACTGCCATTTGTAATAGGCCATAGATTAAGATCAAAAGACGATTTGAGCGAATTTCCTCGAGAAAAACTTATGTCTTTAATAATGGAAGTAGCTATTCCCTAA